Within the Gloeobacter kilaueensis JS1 genome, the region CGTCGCCCTGCAAGAAAGCAACAGCAGCCTCCCTGCCCGGCGCGAGATCGTGCAGGCTGCCTACTACAGCGAAGGCTACCGGCAACCCGTCTACCGCTACGCGCTCACCAAGTTTGGTCTGGTGCCGGTTCTGGCGGGCTACAGCTCCGGGCCGCCAATCTTCCACCAGGCAGTGAGCTGCGCCTCCGGTACGAGCGGATTTGATCTGGGCGGGGTGGCCGACGCCCTCGCAGCCCTGCCCGACAAGACGCTCAAGGTGCAGTTGCACTTCAGCAACGGCGATGTGAGCGGCTGGCAACTGGGCTCCGGCACCGTGCGCGAGTTAAAGCGCCTGGTTGCCCTGCGCCGGGAGCTGGCAGGTGGTTGAGCAGATTCATCTGATAGGGAGCAGTCTATGGCCCAGCTTCAGCCGCGCACTCCCGCCCGAGAGCGGCTGATCCGATCGGCGAGCGCGCTTTTTGCTCTTCAGGGCGTGCGCGAGACGACGACGCGGCAAATTGCCGAGCGGGCGGGCGTCAACGAGGTGACCCTGTTTCGCCAGTTCGGCAACAAGCAGGGGCTGCTGCTGGCTTTGATCGAAGAATCGAATCTTTTTGACGTCCTCAGGGTAGCTCCCGCCCTGCTACCGGTGAGCCGTCCGCAGTTGCGCGATTATATCGAGGCCCGGCTTAGCGCCTTTGAGCAGTTGCCGGAATTTGTCCTGTCGCTTGTGGCCGAAACAGCCGATCCGACAGCGATCGAGCGACAGACCCCGAGCCGCCAGATCCCAGACGACCCAGCCAACCAGAGCGATCCATCGCCCTCGGCCCGCCGCGCCGATTTGCTCGATACCCTGCTTCTGGGCTGGACGTTCAAAAAATGGCTGGGCATCGCCACCGGCCCGCAGCAGGGGCGAGCGGACTTTCTGGAGAGCGTGGCAGGACTATTCGAGCAAAGCACTTCTGCCCTGCTGCCGGATGATGGGCAGCCCCCAGTCCACGAACTTTCTGCCGCCTTCGTCCACCGCCTGCTGGATAGTGCCCGCAAATCCAGCCCCCAGGATTACGCGCTCCTCTACGTACTCTTCGCTGCCGGGCTGAGTGCGGCTGAAGTGAGCGCTCTGCAGCGCACCGACTGGATCGGTGAGAGCGATCGGCAGTTGCTGCAGGTGGGTAACCGCCAGGTACCGCTCAACCGCCAGATCCTGGGCAAACGCTACGGCTCTTCTACCCACAACCCCCTCAGCCGCTGGCTGAAGTCGCGCCGCGATCAGCAGAATGCTCTATTTCTCAACGAAGTTGCCAGACCCCTGTCCGTCCAGGAAGTGCAATTTCGCTGGGAGGTCTGCATCCAGAAGATCGTAGCGGCCACGGAGAGCGCACCGACCGTCGAGCAGGCCCAACAGACCTGGCGGGTCGAGATGCTCCTGCGCGGCATCGACCTCGACACCCTGGCCATTCTCAGCGGTCAAACACCCGAGCAACTGCAGCCTTTCGCCCGCCGCGCCCGAGAAAAATTGGCCCTCGAAAAAGCCCTCCAGCTCGACGGCTGACCCGCCGGAAACCCGCCAGTTGCAAGTGGCACTTGCATATTTGGCAGCGGGCTGATAGGCTACAGACATGCAAGTAAGACTTGCATTTGAGGCATTTTATGAAAACCCATTCTTCTGCTTTGAGCGGCCTGGCGTCGCTCAAGTGGCCGCTCGTCGGTTTTATTGGCACCGTTCATCTTCTGGCCTTGCTGGCTCCCTGGTGTTTTAGCTGGTCCGCCCTCGGGGTTGCGCTGCTGCTGCACTGGTTGTTGGGCGGTATCGGCATCTGCCTGGGCTACCACCGGCTGCTGGCTCACCGCAGCTTCCGGCTGCCGCAGCTTCTGGAGCGGGCGGTTGCCCTCCTCGGCGCGCTGGCTCTGCAGGGCGGCCCGATCTTCTGGGTAGCGGGGCACCGGCGGCACCACGCCTGGACGGAAGATCCGACTCGCGATCCACACGCTTCCACGCGCGGCTTCTGGTGGAGCCATCTGCTCTGGCTGGTCCAGCCCCAGGCCCAGCCACCGGCAGAAAAGTTCGCTGCGGATCTGGCCTGTCAACCGTTCTACAGGTGGCTGGAGCGCTATCATCTGTTGCTGCAATTGCCCTTCGGGTTGCTGTTGTTTCTATTGGGCGGCGTTCCCTTCGTCGTCTACGGCATCTTTGTGCGCACGGTTTTGCTCTGGCACACCACCTGGCTCGTCAACTCCGCCGCCCATCTGAGCGGTTATCGCTCCTACCAGACCGCCGACTGCTCGCGCAACCTCTGGTGGGTGGCCCTGCTCACCTACGGCGAGGGCTGGCACAACAACCACCATGCCCATCCGCGCGCCGCTCGGGCCGGTCTGCTGTGGTGGGAGGTCGATCTCACCTGGGGAACGATCCGGCTCCTGGAGATGGTGGGGCTGGCCCGCAAGGTGGTTCGACCATCCTGCCTTGTCAACTGTGAGTCCGTTACCAGCAAAGTTCGAGGATAGGATAGTGGCGTCGATCTTCCCGGAATGGTTGCCGTGTCCACTGCCCCAGACAGCAGCCCGAGGCGTCAGACTATCGAAATTCAAAACGATGCCTCCGCCACCTTCGATCCCCAACGCTGGATCGCAACGACGACGAGTGGCCTGGAAGCAGTCTTCAGCGCCGATCCGAACGTGCTGGTGGCAAGCAGCCTCACCTGGTTTGCAATCGAGGACAACCCGGCTATCCGCATCGTTCCGGATGTAATGGTCGTCTTTGGCCGTCCCAAAGGACCGCGCGGTGCCTATTATCAGTGGAGCGAGTACGACATCGTGCCCCAGGTGGTCTTCGAGCTGGTCTCACCGGTCGAATCGCTCACCCAACTGGCCAAAGAATTTGCCTTCTACGAGCGCTACGGCGTCGAAGAATATTACCTCTACGATCCGCTCAAAGAAGATATCTGCGGCTGGCTGCGCTATCAAAACCGGCTGGAGGTGATCGATCCGATCCAGGGCTGGCTCAGCCCCCGGCTGGGGGTGCGCTTCGAGCTGACCCACGAAGGACTCGAACTGTACCGCCCCGACGGTCAAAAACTCGGCACCTACGAGGAACTGGAGCGCCAGCGCGCCCTCGCCCTCCAACAACTCGAAGAGGAGCGCCAGCGCGCCGACCTCGAACGGCTGCGGGCCGAACGCCTCGCCGAACAACTGCGTTCTCTGGGGATCGACCCTGAAAAGCTCTAGCCCCGCCCAATTGCGCCTATCTCCCCTAAGTCGCTAGAGATAGAGTTGTTTGGGTTTAGAGAACTTGCTACGATCCGAGGCACTCCAGCTCTACACTTCCATGACAGAAACTGCCCACGCCTGCTGCGGTCCCGGCTACGCTTCACCGGAGGAGGCGCGCCGTGCGCCCCGCGAAAAGCTGCTCTATACGATCGCCCTTTACACCGGTTCAGGCGTCGAGGCCGCCGATTATCTGGCGACGATCGACGTCGATCCGGCCTCGCCCACCTACTCGCAGGTCGTCCATCGCCTGCCGATGCCCTACCTTGGCGACGAGCTGCACCATTTTGGCTGGAATACGTGCAGCTCCTGCCACGGCGACGCCGAAAAAACCCGCCGGTTTTTGATCATCCCCGGCATCCGCAGCAGCCGCATCTACATCGTCGATACCGCCGATGCCCGCGCTCCAAAATTACACAAGATCATCGAACCCGAGGCGATCAAGGCGGCGACGAACCTGAGCGCTCCCCACACCGTCCACTGCCTCGCAAGCGGCCAGGTGATGATCTCGATGCTGGGCGACGGCGAGGGCAACGGGCCGGGCGGATTTTTGTTGCTCGACGAGCGCTTCGAGATCGCCGGGCGCTGGGAAAACAAAGCCGACGCCATGCGCTTTAACTACGACTTCTGGTACCAGCCGCGCCTCAACGCGATGGTAAGTAGCGAGTGGGGGGCTCCGCGCACGTTCTACGGCGGCTTTGCCCTCGAAGACGTGACAGCCGGAAAGTACGGCCAGCAGATTCACTTCTGGGACTGGGCAAAGCACGAGATTATCAAGAGCGTCGATCTGGGTTCCGACGGTCTTATCCCGCTGGAGGTCCGCTTTCAGCACAACCCCGACAGCAGCCACGGCTTTGTCGCCGCCGCCTTGAGCAGCAACATCTGGCACTGGTACCGCCCAGACGGCGAGTGGCAGGTGCAAAAAGTAATCGACATCGAACCGGTGGAGCTGGCGGGCTGGGCCTTTCCGGTTCCCTCGCTCATCACCGATCTGTTAATCTCCCTCGACGATCGCTGGCTGTACCTGTCCAACTGGCTGCACGGCGACATCCGCCAGTACGACATCAGCGACCCCCTCCATCCAAAACTCGCAGGCCAGGTCTGGGTGGGCGGCTTACTTGGTAAAAGCGGCAACGTGCAGGGCCACAAGCTGGGCGGTGGCCCGCAGATGCTGCAACTGAGCCTCGATGGCAAACGGCTGTACGTGACCAACTCGCTTTTTAGCACCTGGGACAACCAGTTCTATCCTGAGCTGGCCAAAGCCGGTTCCTACCTGCTGCAGATCGACGCCGACACCGAGAACGGCGGCCTGGCGGTCAACGAAAATTTTTACATCGACTTTGGTAAAGAACCCGCCGGTCCCGCCCGCGCCCACGAGATGCGCTATCCAGGAGGCGATGTCACCTCCGATATCTGGGTTTGAGCCGTGCCGACCTACCCGATCGAACTGGTCAACCGCGAGGGGTACCGCATCGCCGTCGAGGCGGACCAGTTCATCCTCGCCGCCGTCGAAGCTGCTGGAGTGCGCCTGCCGGTCGGCTGCCGCTACGGTGCCTGCATCACCTGCGCCGCCCGCTTGATCGAGGGCGAAGTGGATCAACCTGGGGCGGTCGGGCTGCGGCCAGAACACATCGCCCAGGGCTACGTGCTGTTGTGCGTCGCCCAGGCGCGCTCCCACTGCCGCTTCGAGGTGGGCCTCGAAAGCCAGGCGGCTCTTTACACCAATCCCTTTCAATAAGCCCGGCCCGGCCCGTAACCTGAGGAGAACATCCAACCAGCAGATCGACAGTGGCAGCAAAAGAGCGAGCAGGTGCATCGGGCAGGGACAGTTCAGCGCTTTTGCACCAGGGACGGCTTCATCGCCAGCAAGACCGCCTCAGCGAGGCGATCCACTGTTTCCGGCAGGCGATCAAGCAGGATGGCAGCCTGGTGGAAGCCCACCTGCAGCTGGCTGGAACTCTCGCTCAGCAGGGCCAGCTCCAGGCTGCCGCTGCCAGCTTCGAGCAGGTCATCCGTCTGGAACCTGACTGTGGGGAAGCTTTTAACGAACTGGCGGCCCTTTATGTCCAACTTGGCGCACCAGATCGAGCGATCGCTGTCTTGCGCCGGTTACTCGCAGTTCGCCACGATCACCTTGAGGCCCACCTTGCCCTCGCTGCCCTGCTGGAGGGCACAGGCGATCTGCAGGGGGCCAGCGCCTGCTATCGCCAGGCCCTGCTCTACCAGCCCGGTTCAGCTCCCGCCCAGTTTGGTCTGGCTCTGCTGTTGCACAAGCTGGGCCACCTGAGCGAAGCCCGGACGCACTATCTCAAAGTTGCAGAACTGGATAGCCATTCTGCCCTGGCAAGGGCGCGCCTGGGTCAGATCGAACAGCAACTGGACCAGCCGGAGGCAGCGCTCGGCTGGTTTGACGCAGCGCTCGCTGTCGCCCCCGAGGAGCCGGTTTTTTTGGGCAATCTGGCCCTCGCCTTCGAGAATCTGGGCGAGCTGGATAAGGCCCAAAAGTTGTACGAGCGCGTCCTGGATCTCAAGCCCACCGATCCGACAGCGACGGCTGGCCTCGCCTCGGTGCGCGAGAAGCGGCGCGACTATCGGGGAGCTTACGAGCTGCTTGCTCCCCTGGCCCGACCGGAAAGCGCCGATCTGCGCGTCGCCCTCAGTTGGGCGGTTGTCTGTTCCCGGCTGGCACAACCGGCGGAGGCGCTGCCGGTGCTGGGTGCCGTCTTAGATCGCGTACACGGTGCTCAGGAGCGCGCCCTCGTCCTTTTTCGCCTCGCGGATCTCTACGACGCGCTGGGCAAGTACGACGAAGCATTCGGCTGTCTAGAAGAGGCCCACGCCCTGCAGCCTTTTTTCTTTGACCCGGCAGCCTGGACAGGCCAGATCGACCGATTGATCGCGACTTTTAGCGCTGAAAATCTTGCCAACCTCCCCCGCGCCAGCAACCGCTCGCCGCTGCCGGTCTTTATCGTCGGGATGCCCCGCTCCGGCAGCAGCCTCATCGAGCAGATCCTCTCGCGCCACAGCTCTCTCTTTGCCGCCGGGGAGCGCACCGCTTTTTTCAATCTGGCAGGCACCATCAAAAATTATCCAGCCAGCACTGCAACGCTTACCCAGGGCGCGCTCGACGCCCTGGCCGAGCCTTACCTCGCTCAGTTACAACAACTGGCTCCCGCAGCTTCCCGCATCACCGACAAACTGCCTCAGAACTACCTCCACCTCGGGCTTATCTCGCGTCTGTTTCCCGCCGCCCGCATCATCCACTGCCGCCGCGACCCCCTCGATACCTGTCTGTCGTGCTACTTCCAGAACTTCGCTGCCCGCCATCCTTATACCAGCCGCCTCGAACAGCTGGGACAGTACTACCGCCAGTACGAGCGGCTGATGGCTCACTGGCAGCAGGGATTGCCGGTGCCGATGCTGGAGGTCTGGTACGAAGAGCTGGTTGCCCAGCAGGAGCGGGTGAGCCGCCGGTTAGTGGAGTTTCTGGAGCTGCAATGGGAGGAGGAGTGCTTGAGTTTCTGGCGCTCGGAGCGGCTGGTGAACACGGCGAGTTACGACCAGGTGCGGCGGCCCCTCTACGACCGCTCAGTGGGACGCGCCCGCCACTACGCCCGGCATCTTGAACTGCTGCAGGCAATTCTCGAACGTAACCCGAGCCGCTGAACCGCTCTGCCTCGGGAGTTGCGTCGCCCAAACCCAGTTCAGGCTTATTCTGCAAAACAGTGCCCACCCGCACAGCAACTGTGAGCAATCCCTCGCACGATTGCTTGCCTGTAAGAGATAGATTGTGTCACACTGCTCTCGGAAGGGAACAGCCGAGGGCGTATGACTACTCTCGGCTTTTTTTATGGTCTTCCATCTCTATCCCCAGCTTGTGCTGGCGTTGAATCACAGGCTGGGACAGCTCCTGCGATCGGCGTTGAGAAAGTCGATGGTGAAGGTGGATTCACCGAGTTCTACCTGGGAGTGGACCGCCGGGGTGCGGGCGATCACCTGGCCCCGGCGGATGACGAACAGCCGGGCGGGCCGCAGGCGAATCGCCTCGATAGGGTCGCGGGCCTGCAGGATGACCATGTCTGCCCAACAGCCGGGCGTGAGACCGTAATGTTCGAGACCCAACACGCGGGCAGCGGCAGTGGTGATCGCCTCGAACATCGCCCCCATCTGGGCAATACCCGTCATCTGGGCGACGTGAACGGCCATGTGCGCCACTTCGAGCAGGTCGTGGCTGCCGAGGGGATACCAGGGATCCTGCACGCAGTCGTGGCCCAAGGCGACGGTCAATCCCGCTTCCTGTAGCTCCCGGATGCGCGTCACCCCCCGCCGCTTCGGATAGGTGTCATGCCGCCCCTGCAGGGTGATGTTGATAAGCGGATTGGCGACAACGTGCAGGCGCGCCTCCACCATCAGGTCGATCAGTTTGCTGGCGTAGTAATTGTCCATCGAGTGCATCGAGGTGAGGTGGGAACCGGTCACCCGCCCCTCCAGCCCCAGCCGCGTCGTCTGGTAAGCCAGGTATTCGACGAAGCGCGAGTGGGGATCGTCGCTCTCGTCGCAGTGCATATCGACCGGTAACCCCCGTTCAGCCGCCAGTTCGCACAGCAACCGCACCGATTCCGCTCCCTCGGCGGCGGTGCGCTCGAAGTGGGGAATGCCGCCCACCACATCGACCCCCAGATCCAGGGCGCGTTGCATTAGCGGCAGCGAGTCTGGGTAGCGCAGGTAGCCCTGCTGGGGAAAGGCCACCAGTTGCAGATCCAGGTAGGGCTTTATCTGGTCGCGCACCTCCAGCAGGGCCAGCAGGGCTGTGAGTTTCGGATCGCAGATATCGACGTGGCTGCGAATCGCAAGATTGCCGCGCGCGATCGCCCAGCGGCAGAGTTCGAGAGCCCGTGCCTTCACCGACTCGACGGTGAGTTGCGGCTGCAATTCGCCCCAAAGGGCGATCCCTTCCAGCAGTGTGCCGCTCAGGTTGACGCGCGGCTGACCAAAAGTAAGGGTGGAATCCATGTGGAAGTGGCTGTCGATAAAAGGCGGGCTCACCAAAAATCCAGCCGCCTCGATCGTCCGGTGCGCCTGTGCTTCGATGCGGGGAGACACCTCGACGATGCGCCCTCCCAAAATGGCAATGTCTACAAGGTCGCCACCTCCGGGTAGGGCTGCCTGGCGGATGAGCAGATCGATCATCTTGACGGTATTCCGAACGGCAATTCAAGACGATCGTCGCACAGCAAACATCTGTAGCAGGTGAACTTCTTCTAGCTGATTTGACTGAACAGCCACAAAAAGATGACCAGGCCCCAGATGCTCGCCCGCAGCCAGTAAGGATACAGCAGCATACGACGCTGCAGATAGCTTTCTAATCGAAGCGCCGTGGCAGCGGCGTGGGCGGATGAATGTCGTCGTGATGGCATAAAGTCCTGCTCCCCGGCAAGCGGGCGTTCCGGCTGGCAGGGGGCCGCAGCCCCCCACGCAGCGCCGCTATGGCTGCGACTGGTGCTGCCCGACCGGATCGGCGATGTACTCAAAGGTAGGCTCCATGTTCCAGGGCCCGCGCTCGTCCTTGCCGTCGGTAGACAGGTTGTAGTAGATGCGCACCGTCTCATCGGGCTGGACGTTACCGAAGAGCGGGTCGGTGAGTTTGCCCAGCGAATCGAGGGCGGTCATGAACATCCGCGTGTGGGAGATCTCGCGGGTGAGCAGGTGGACCAGGGTCTGTCTGGTGCCCTCGTCCGTTGCCAGTTTGATGAGCGCTTCGTAGGTCTGGCGGGCACCCGCCTCCGCGCCGATATTGGCGCGCAGGTCGCGCACGACATCGCCGCCCTCGTTGACGTAGGCCGCCGTCCAGGCGCTGCCTTGAGAGTCGAGCAGGTGCGGTCCCGGCCCGCGCACGGCAAACAGCGTGCTCTTATAAGCCTCGGTCTGATCGACTTTGCTGGTGTGGATTTCGACCAGCTTGCCGACCATCTCCAGGTGGCCAAATTCTTCGATGGCGATGTCCTGGAGCATGTCCTTGATCCCTGGATCCTCGACGTGGAACGATTGGGTCCAGTACTGCAAAGCAGCGGTCAACTCACCGGTCGCTCCGCCGAACTGCTCCAAGAGCAACTGGGCAAAGCGCGGATTGGGCTCATCCACTCTGACCGAGTGGATGGGCTCTTTTTTGTGAAAAAACATTGCAATACTCCTGAAGAATGCGATTGAAAAAAAGGCGAGAATGACGGGATGTCAATCAGCCTCACTCCTGTCCAGACGAACTGCTCATCCACCACACCGGCAAAAGACCAGCGGAGGAAGAAACTGGAAAATTTGCAACAAAAACTTGAACAGTAACAGCGATGCGTTAATAGTTATTCTGCAAAAAGCATAGAGATAGAACCTCTATAAAAAGAGGGAAACCCTCCAGGCCATTTAATCTTCTCTTATCTTTAGGCCGCTATGATCTTTCCTGCTCGCACTGGCAGGCGAACAGGATGAGTTTGCACGAACACTCGGTAGTTCAGTTCTTGAAGGCTATCTTGTCGGATAAGTTACGTCAGCCCCGCGCATTTTCTCTGCTGGTAGCCGGTTGTGCGATAGCAGGCGGAGCGGGGCTGGCCTTTGCCCAGAGTTCACTGGTGACCGTCCAGCCGCACATCGAGACACCGGCGGTCTTCGACGACGACGAGGGCGGCAACGCCGACTCCGACGATCCGGCGATCTGGTTGCACCCGACCCGCTCCGGCAAGAGCCTGGTGATCGGTACCCAAAAAGATGCCGGGCTGGCCGTATTTGATCTCGCAGGCCGCGTCCTGCAGTCGATTGCCGCCCCCCCGCCCCCCGGACCCGACGACAAGCCGGGCCGCTTTAACAATGTCGATGTCGCCTACGGCTTTGCGCTCAATGGCCGCAGCGTCGATATCGCCGTCACCTCCGACCGGGGCCAGGACAAACTGCGCATCTACAGCATCGCTCCCCGGCAGGCAGCCCAGGCCGGGCCGCCCCTCATCGACGTCACCGATCCGGCGGCTGGATTTGTCTTCTCTAAAGATCAAGCCGAAGTCAACGAACAGGCCACTGCCTACGGCCTTGCCCTCTACCGCGACCGGAGCACTGGCCGCACCTACGCCTTCGTCACCCAGCGCTCGCGCACGGCAATCGCCAAACTGGAACTGCTGGATGTGGGCGGTGGGCGGATCGGCTATCAAAAGGTCGGTCAGATCGAGCTGCCCAGCAGCTTTGTACTCCCCGACGGCTCCAGCTGGAGCCCGTGCGAAGATCCAGGCGATCTGCCCCAGTCCGAAGGGCTCGTCGTCGATCAGGAGCTGGGCATCCTCTACGCCGCCCAGGAGGACGTGGGTATCTGGCGGATCCCGCCCAGCTTTAACAGGACCCAGGCGGTGCTCATCGACCGGGTGCGCGAGTACGGCGTGCCCTACACCTACGACAGCGAAGCAGAAGAGTGCAACTACAACTTTGCCGCCGATCCCGGCTACAGCGGCAAGCACCTGAGCGCCGACGCCGAGGGACTGACCCTCTACTACACCGCCGGTAACCAGGGCTATCTTTTGGCCTCCAGCCAGGGAGACAGCACCTTCGTCCTCTACGACCGCCGGGGCCGCAACCGCTTTTTAAAGAGCTTTGCCCTCACCGATAACCCAGCCGGTATCGACGGCGTTCAAGACTGCGACGGAGCCGCTGTGCTCAACGTACCCCTGGGGCAGGCTTTTCCGCTCGGATTGCTTGTCACCCAGGACGGCGACAATACGCCCGATGTGCTCGACAGCGACG harbors:
- a CDS encoding tetratricopeptide repeat-containing sulfotransferase family protein — protein: MAAKERAGASGRDSSALLHQGRLHRQQDRLSEAIHCFRQAIKQDGSLVEAHLQLAGTLAQQGQLQAAAASFEQVIRLEPDCGEAFNELAALYVQLGAPDRAIAVLRRLLAVRHDHLEAHLALAALLEGTGDLQGASACYRQALLYQPGSAPAQFGLALLLHKLGHLSEARTHYLKVAELDSHSALARARLGQIEQQLDQPEAALGWFDAALAVAPEEPVFLGNLALAFENLGELDKAQKLYERVLDLKPTDPTATAGLASVREKRRDYRGAYELLAPLARPESADLRVALSWAVVCSRLAQPAEALPVLGAVLDRVHGAQERALVLFRLADLYDALGKYDEAFGCLEEAHALQPFFFDPAAWTGQIDRLIATFSAENLANLPRASNRSPLPVFIVGMPRSGSSLIEQILSRHSSLFAAGERTAFFNLAGTIKNYPASTATLTQGALDALAEPYLAQLQQLAPAASRITDKLPQNYLHLGLISRLFPAARIIHCRRDPLDTCLSCYFQNFAARHPYTSRLEQLGQYYRQYERLMAHWQQGLPVPMLEVWYEELVAQQERVSRRLVEFLELQWEEECLSFWRSERLVNTASYDQVRRPLYDRSVGRARHYARHLELLQAILERNPSR
- a CDS encoding amidohydrolase family protein, coding for MIDLLIRQAALPGGGDLVDIAILGGRIVEVSPRIEAQAHRTIEAAGFLVSPPFIDSHFHMDSTLTFGQPRVNLSGTLLEGIALWGELQPQLTVESVKARALELCRWAIARGNLAIRSHVDICDPKLTALLALLEVRDQIKPYLDLQLVAFPQQGYLRYPDSLPLMQRALDLGVDVVGGIPHFERTAAEGAESVRLLCELAAERGLPVDMHCDESDDPHSRFVEYLAYQTTRLGLEGRVTGSHLTSMHSMDNYYASKLIDLMVEARLHVVANPLINITLQGRHDTYPKRRGVTRIRELQEAGLTVALGHDCVQDPWYPLGSHDLLEVAHMAVHVAQMTGIAQMGAMFEAITTAAARVLGLEHYGLTPGCWADMVILQARDPIEAIRLRPARLFVIRRGQVIARTPAVHSQVELGESTFTIDFLNADRRSCPSL
- a CDS encoding Uma2 family endonuclease; protein product: MSTAPDSSPRRQTIEIQNDASATFDPQRWIATTTSGLEAVFSADPNVLVASSLTWFAIEDNPAIRIVPDVMVVFGRPKGPRGAYYQWSEYDIVPQVVFELVSPVESLTQLAKEFAFYERYGVEEYYLYDPLKEDICGWLRYQNRLEVIDPIQGWLSPRLGVRFELTHEGLELYRPDGQKLGTYEELERQRALALQQLEEERQRADLERLRAERLAEQLRSLGIDPEKL
- a CDS encoding TetR family transcriptional regulator, whose protein sequence is MAQLQPRTPARERLIRSASALFALQGVRETTTRQIAERAGVNEVTLFRQFGNKQGLLLALIEESNLFDVLRVAPALLPVSRPQLRDYIEARLSAFEQLPEFVLSLVAETADPTAIERQTPSRQIPDDPANQSDPSPSARRADLLDTLLLGWTFKKWLGIATGPQQGRADFLESVAGLFEQSTSALLPDDGQPPVHELSAAFVHRLLDSARKSSPQDYALLYVLFAAGLSAAEVSALQRTDWIGESDRQLLQVGNRQVPLNRQILGKRYGSSTHNPLSRWLKSRRDQQNALFLNEVARPLSVQEVQFRWEVCIQKIVAATESAPTVEQAQQTWRVEMLLRGIDLDTLAILSGQTPEQLQPFARRAREKLALEKALQLDG
- a CDS encoding selenium-binding family protein yields the protein MTETAHACCGPGYASPEEARRAPREKLLYTIALYTGSGVEAADYLATIDVDPASPTYSQVVHRLPMPYLGDELHHFGWNTCSSCHGDAEKTRRFLIIPGIRSSRIYIVDTADARAPKLHKIIEPEAIKAATNLSAPHTVHCLASGQVMISMLGDGEGNGPGGFLLLDERFEIAGRWENKADAMRFNYDFWYQPRLNAMVSSEWGAPRTFYGGFALEDVTAGKYGQQIHFWDWAKHEIIKSVDLGSDGLIPLEVRFQHNPDSSHGFVAAALSSNIWHWYRPDGEWQVQKVIDIEPVELAGWAFPVPSLITDLLISLDDRWLYLSNWLHGDIRQYDISDPLHPKLAGQVWVGGLLGKSGNVQGHKLGGGPQMLQLSLDGKRLYVTNSLFSTWDNQFYPELAKAGSYLLQIDADTENGGLAVNENFYIDFGKEPAGPARAHEMRYPGGDVTSDIWV
- a CDS encoding manganese catalase family protein; translated protein: MFFHKKEPIHSVRVDEPNPRFAQLLLEQFGGATGELTAALQYWTQSFHVEDPGIKDMLQDIAIEEFGHLEMVGKLVEIHTSKVDQTEAYKSTLFAVRGPGPHLLDSQGSAWTAAYVNEGGDVVRDLRANIGAEAGARQTYEALIKLATDEGTRQTLVHLLTREISHTRMFMTALDSLGKLTDPLFGNVQPDETVRIYYNLSTDGKDERGPWNMEPTFEYIADPVGQHQSQP
- a CDS encoding 2Fe-2S iron-sulfur cluster-binding protein; amino-acid sequence: MPTYPIELVNREGYRIAVEADQFILAAVEAAGVRLPVGCRYGACITCAARLIEGEVDQPGAVGLRPEHIAQGYVLLCVAQARSHCRFEVGLESQAALYTNPFQ
- a CDS encoding acyl-CoA desaturase, coding for MKTHSSALSGLASLKWPLVGFIGTVHLLALLAPWCFSWSALGVALLLHWLLGGIGICLGYHRLLAHRSFRLPQLLERAVALLGALALQGGPIFWVAGHRRHHAWTEDPTRDPHASTRGFWWSHLLWLVQPQAQPPAEKFAADLACQPFYRWLERYHLLLQLPFGLLLFLLGGVPFVVYGIFVRTVLLWHTTWLVNSAAHLSGYRSYQTADCSRNLWWVALLTYGEGWHNNHHAHPRAARAGLLWWEVDLTWGTIRLLEMVGLARKVVRPSCLVNCESVTSKVRG
- a CDS encoding phytase is translated as MLSDKLRQPRAFSLLVAGCAIAGGAGLAFAQSSLVTVQPHIETPAVFDDDEGGNADSDDPAIWLHPTRSGKSLVIGTQKDAGLAVFDLAGRVLQSIAAPPPPGPDDKPGRFNNVDVAYGFALNGRSVDIAVTSDRGQDKLRIYSIAPRQAAQAGPPLIDVTDPAAGFVFSKDQAEVNEQATAYGLALYRDRSTGRTYAFVTQRSRTAIAKLELLDVGGGRIGYQKVGQIELPSSFVLPDGSSWSPCEDPGDLPQSEGLVVDQELGILYAAQEDVGIWRIPPSFNRTQAVLIDRVREYGVPYTYDSEAEECNYNFAADPGYSGKHLSADAEGLTLYYTAGNQGYLLASSQGDSTFVLYDRRGRNRFLKSFALTDNPAGIDGVQDCDGAAVLNVPLGQAFPLGLLVTQDGDNTPDVLDSDGEVRANTNFKFTPWQALARAFPRPLAIDPKSWNPRTGYSAAPAGSKLALGRLQPLRQ